The DNA window AGCTCTCAGGCTTCATTTCGATCGGCGATCTCGTCAAATCGAAGATCGGCGAGGTAGAAAGCGAAGCCGAGGCCATGCGCAGCTACATCCAGTCTTCGTAGACGCGCTTTATCGCAAGCGTTGCAAGGGCGGGCCACCCCGCCCATATCGAACCTGCCATGGAAACACCGACTCTCACCGCCAGCGCCGCCGCGCGCGTCAAGCAGATCGCCGTCAAACAGGGCTGCGATCCGATGTTGCGCCTTTCGGTCGAAGGCGGAGGATGTTCGGGCTTCCAGTACACATTCGCACTGGGCACGCCCGAAGACGAGGATTCATCCTCGCAGACCGATGGCGTGACGCTGCTGATCGATCCGGTCAGCCTCGATCTGGTTGCAGGCAGCACCGTCGATTTCGTCGAGTCCCTGGGGGGCGCAGCATTCCAGGTCGAAAACCCGCAGGCCGCCGCCGGCTGCGGCTGCGGATCGAGTTTCGGCATTTGAAAATCGCGACCTTCAATATCAACGGTATCCGTGCGCGGTTGCCACGGCTGCTCGAATGGCTCGAAGAGACCCAGCCCGATGTGGTCTGCCTCCAAGAGCTCAAGGCCGCCGATGACATATTCCCCGAAAGCGATTTCCAGAAGATCGGCTACGAAGCGATCTGGCATGGCCAAAAAGGCTTCAACGGCGTCGCGATCCTGGGGAAGGGCGAAAAGCCGATCGAAGTGCGACGCGGGCTCGAAGGCGATCCCGAAGACGACCAGTCACGCTATATCGAAGCCGATTACAAGGGCGTGCGCATCGCGGGGCTCTATCTGCCCAATGGCAATCCGCATCCCGGCCCCAAATTCGACTACAAGCTGGCATGGATGGAGCGGCTGCGCGCGCGCATGACCGAAATCTGGGCCGAGGAAGTGCCCTGTGTGGTGTGCGGCGATTTCAACGTCATCCCACATGACGACGATGTGTTCGATCCGGTTCGCATGTCGGCCGACGCGCTGATGCAGCCCGAATCGCGCGATGCCTATAACCGGCTGCTCGCCGATGGCTGGACCGACGCATTGCGCCGGATGAATCCGCGCGGAGGCGTGTGGACCTATTGGGATTATCAGGCCGGGGCCTGGCAGCGCGATCACGGCTTCCGGATCGACCACCTGTTGCTTTCACCCGAGACTGCCGACCGGCTCGAAGCTGCAGGCGTCGACAAGGCATATCGCGGCCGCGAGAAGGCCAGCGACCATACCCCGGTCTGGGTGCGACTGGCGGACTGATGCTGGCGCGCCTGCGCGTCTGGGCGAAAAGGCTGAGGCGCGAGGCTCTGATGCTCTGGCTCGCTGCCCGCGATCCACGCACGCCGACTCTGGCAAAAGCCATTGCGGCAGCCGCTGCCGCCTACGCCTTCAGCCCGATCGACCTGATCCCGGATTTCCTCCCCGTCATCGGCTTGCAGGATGAACTCGTCATCCTGCCGCTGGCGATCG is part of the Alteriqipengyuania halimionae genome and encodes:
- a CDS encoding HesB/IscA family protein — encoded protein: METPTLTASAAARVKQIAVKQGCDPMLRLSVEGGGCSGFQYTFALGTPEDEDSSSQTDGVTLLIDPVSLDLVAGSTVDFVESLGGAAFQVENPQAAAGCGCGSSFGI
- the xth gene encoding exodeoxyribonuclease III codes for the protein MKIATFNINGIRARLPRLLEWLEETQPDVVCLQELKAADDIFPESDFQKIGYEAIWHGQKGFNGVAILGKGEKPIEVRRGLEGDPEDDQSRYIEADYKGVRIAGLYLPNGNPHPGPKFDYKLAWMERLRARMTEIWAEEVPCVVCGDFNVIPHDDDVFDPVRMSADALMQPESRDAYNRLLADGWTDALRRMNPRGGVWTYWDYQAGAWQRDHGFRIDHLLLSPETADRLEAAGVDKAYRGREKASDHTPVWVRLAD
- a CDS encoding YkvA family protein, coding for MLARLRVWAKRLRREALMLWLAARDPRTPTLAKAIAAAAAAYAFSPIDLIPDFLPVIGLQDELVILPLAIALALKRLPRALAAELRERASTMAERPVSRTTANAVVTVWIALFAIAWIRFSG